Part of the Prunus dulcis chromosome 8, ALMONDv2, whole genome shotgun sequence genome is shown below.
tttttgatacAGTTGACTGTCCAAACACTTGATCTCCTTCAGACAAGTTAACACCGATGTTTTTTGAGAACAGAAAATGGTGAATTGTATTTGAGAACTTGGGAGCACCTCCAGATAATTCTTCCTCAGCGTTGACAGTAGCACATATTCTCATAGTATCCATGTTATGCACAGAACGCTGAAGGCTTGGCCGAGAACAGTATCCTTGATATACATTTTCCAATTTGGTCACCTCTTGGGGACTGCTGCTGCTTGGAAGCAAACCAATACCAGACTGGTTTTGCATTTCCCAGAAATTCTTACCAACAAAATCTGGTTTCTGTTTACTGCTTTTGGAGGGGTCATGTTGTACCAAAACCGCATCATTCTGCCTCGACAATGAACCTTCTGATCTTCTAGAGATGGAATTGTCATTGATATTCCTCTCATGAGCCAACAATGTGGAACTTGAGTGATTAATAGTATTTCTGACATTTTGTCGAGGTGCTAGAAGAGAGTTCGAATGATTAATTTCCTCCTCTCTACACATGAAAGAAGGCAAAGAAGTGCTCCCACCCTTAAATTGATGTGGCACAATTTCAGAATCTGATCTCATTAATTCATCTGGAAATGACTCAGAAACAGCTGGGCTATTATTCTCAAGAAAATTATGATATTTCAACTGCCCGCTGGGAAGCGATGGGGTGGCTTGCAGAGCCCAGGCAGGCATTGCAGGTGAGTTACCCTCACTAAGTACACCAGCATGGACAGTAGAATTTGGCTGGTCTTGTTTAGCCAAACTAATCTTTGGAGGAAGACTGAACATTGGAAAGGACTGGCCTTCCCATCTCTCTTTCCTTGTTTCCTTTGAACTCTCTGTCAGACTACAACCCTCATTGATTTTTCTTACTCTTTCGGGTTCAGTTACTTCTCCAAACCCTCTAAACAAGGCATGCTTCTTAAAatcatgaatattttgttGGGCATCCTCATAATGAATTGATACATGACCACATGCCTTGGTTTCTGACTTACAAGTTGTGGACATCCAATGAGCCATCCAAACAGATTCACAAGGATATGAAGCTCGCTCACTTGTTCCTTCACCAGCATCATATGATCGTGCAACCCAATCAGACATGACAAATACACTTTTACACTCTGTCCAGTTTGGTTTAAACAACTTTATTTCAATGTCTCACCAGAAATCACCTGAAAAATCATACCACCATACGTATATCAAACATGAAAAGTTCAAGCCTTGTACCACATCCCCATCCTCATggatacaaaattttcaaatttatagtACAAAATTCACATTCTTTTTTCCAGATAGTAATTGAGGAGAAAGAAAACTCTTTTGGGTTACTAAAGATATAcctcctttttcatttttgctaACGCAGGCACACAAAATTCCAACGTTTATTATTTGatgaaataaacaaaagaaagaatttaaGCCCAAATTACCTCCAAAGGTGAAGATGGTAAGACTTAGACACAGCGAGCGTTTGACGGCAGAGATCCAGAGGGCGTGATGGAAGCCAAAGCTGCAAGAtatgagggagagagagaaacagagaggtGTGAGGTTGAGGAAAGTGAATGTGGGTGATGAAGcaataaaacccaaaaatgagAAAAGCTTTTAAAATGACATGGGAAGCAGAGCAAAGAGCATCTGAAAGCCGAGGCTTAGCAATCTGCTCAGCCAAGACAGCCACAGCCACAATCTGTGAGCCAAATAAGGGCGGGACCCATTAACCTGCACTTTTCCATTTGGTCCTcctctttttatatttttcttttattctctttttctttgtttattcatTTATGTTGTAAAGTATAAAGTAGTGGAGCCCACTTACTATTTATTTGTAGACTTTGGTGCATGAGTTTATTGCACATTCACGGGCATAATTTCCttagcctataaataagacaTTATTGTGCCTTTGCATAGACACCTCCAATTGAGAGAAGAATGAGAGTCAggcagagaagaggaagagaaggaagaaagagggtgagtgagtggagaggaaagagagcagagagaaattctccaagagagaaaattcagtgagccacacatattgtaaactctaaagttgtagccctattattttatatagtggaaaagttactgctgctgctctccgaggacgtaggcatagccgaacctcattaaatgctgtgtctcatctactttacgtgcagctcaaaaTTCGCACATATCCTAGtccattttataacacgttatcagcacgaaaaGCTCTCAACGTGGGATATGTTTTGATGAACCCAGGAGATAAgcactctgttttctttatattgtttatttattattattactattcaTCATGCTCAACATATCTATCCCTTCATAGATCCTGAGTTTGACTGCATCTATTATGGCCCATCAGATAAGTAGTTCCTCAAGTATGCTCTGGAGGCCGCCTCTTATGACTTGCCCAGGTTTGatggtttgaattttataagGGGGTGGCAGGGAAAGAAGATAATGTTTGTGGATGTAGATgcccaaagttttttttttttcacaaagaTAGCTGCACATGCCCACCAAGTTAGATTCCAAATTGCTTTAGGTGTAGGTCACTCAAGTGTTGGCACCTACTTCATCTTTTTATCTCTAGCCTTTTGACAAAGTGGCATGTGCCATCATTTCCCCATTTGAAAAGCCCCCGTATGACAAATAAGGAAGCTAGCAAATAAGCTCCctatattttcaattattattattttatactatttaatatcAATATTGGTGCATGTGTGTGCAGATTACAGGAGAAAAACATTCAATTTGGGGAGACAAGCGTGCTATCTTCCACAAACgataacaatataatataatattatctgATCGTGGTGTTGATAATAACCCACCAACAATTGcctttaatttatatatacaataattCTATTATTAGCTTTAATGGACGGTTTCACCTTCTATATTTTCAGTGGtggtttttatccccacaactattttatttactgtatggtgcaAGTTCATTACCcatacaatttatttactgtataATGTAGGTTTATTATTCATACaacagtatttatttaaaagggtggtgcgggtttatcgtccacgcctttacttttatgtatggagcagaattagtgcccatacaagcacgtttactttatcgcaaatttacttttacttaaagtatgatgtggaattaaccctcatactttatgaatttactttaccgcacatttaattttatttaaagtatggtgcgggattaacgtccatacatcaagcaatttaatttatgaatttattttaccgcacatttacatttatttaaagtatggtgcgggtttatcgtccataccagtaatttatttaccagtaatttattttatggattaattgtgctgtatgatgagtttttatagtatgcagatcaggaccagaagttccttgatcctcatcatacaattacatcaggacttgaagatccttcatgatgatattgatatgagagctggcagtctctccggtactatacttgtaaacaagagatcggacttgaagatccttgatccttgacatgtaaataaggacctagagttccttaatgatgtaacagtaccgtattggttaaaagtgccgtacacatgaataataactgtactggcaaatgtactgtacacatgaatagatatgtattcatgacttgatgaatagtactatatacatgaatagtgacgtatgcataaatattaaccattttgggtaaaccgtcactatatacaaaagggaacctgcagttccttaaactcatggatgagcaattaaatgagatgccagaagttcctcaaaatatggacaattatgtaagggcttgaagtcccgaaatatgtacaaaaaattgtaaaaatgtccataccatgagaatatgtgattttggcccgaagttcaaaatctaaggggattgaatgtccataccatgagaatatgtgattttggcatgaagttcaaaatctaacagtgttgagaacctaaagttccaacagttaaatggacaacccttgaggtattattgcaaattgtggtacaccacatatttctttggcataagagaatgatgaatttaataaagttcgattatgttataatcgacacctcaaggaagaaatatattttgtgaatttcggttgttaagaatacaccgtgaaatggataatatcagtataaacctcaaatgatgaattgaggctccccacatattttgttatatctgggccggaagcccatggatccaaatatatgagagatcctgaacttgaagttgtgggtatatagtagttaatgctcttcactactatattgcgatattatcgtggcttttactcaatccatatttcatgtccatttgaaaag
Proteins encoded:
- the LOC117637097 gene encoding uncharacterized protein LOC117637097 isoform X1, with protein sequence MSDWVARSYDAGEGTSERASYPCESVWMAHWMSTTCKSETKACGHVSIHYEDAQQNIHDFKKHALFRGFGEVTEPERVRKINEGCSLTESSKETRKERWEGQSFPMFSLPPKISLAKQDQPNSTVHAGVLSEGNSPAMPAWALQATPSLPSGQLKYHNFLENNSPAVSESFPDELMRSDSEIVPHQFKGGSTSLPSFMCREEEINHSNSLLAPRQNVRNTINHSSSTLLAHERNINDNSISRRSEGSLSRQNDAVLVQHDPSKSSKQKPDFVGKNFWEMQNQSGIGLLPSSSSPQEVTKLENVYQGYCSRPSLQRSVHNMDTMRICATVNAEEELSGGAPKFSNTIHHFLFSKNIGVNLSEGDQVFGQSTVSKKLKGKASSELRGFSPEYVLPVQPGFKLLPYRSSTDSEGEEDVRDVKAPAVESSSETDIMGMDAFQDNLLPGVVASSPSDKQHVEKGEKSPTSQSAFTSGREEIGARLTYTKLFDINQVAPFASSAEERETSTSKTQSLDVEHLLSHAEQPTNSKSIASPEGPQGPEPGSRWVKRLKLSASQSAHGTKSSKMGEASSHEKVNKFSNRIMKCGITSSQPSMGRFLGKEQMALDQTATLLRNGESSSIDSGAKIQNITLSHPWIQRWSNKIASQKKSEAVVVFKSQRLKATVAEFQKKQFPSIAAMALMGKAMSGFHPCEFANKGSFVVWNTKGF
- the LOC117637097 gene encoding uncharacterized protein LOC117637097 isoform X2 encodes the protein MSDWVARSYDAGEGTSERASYPCESVWMAHWMSTTCKSETKACGHVSIHYEDAQQNIHDFKKHALFRGFGEVTEPERVRKINEGCSLTESSKETRKERWEGQSFPMFSLPPKISLAKQDQPNSTVHAGVLSEGNSPAMPAWALQATPSLPSGQLKYHNFLENNSPAVSESFPDELMRSDSEIVPHQFKGGSTSLPSFMCREEEINHSNSLLAPRQNVRNTINHSSSTLLAHERNINDNSISRRSEGSLSRQNDAVLVQHDPSKSSKQKPDFVGKNFWEMQNQSGIGLLPSSSSPQEVTKLENVYQGYCSRPSLQRSVHNMDTMRICATVNAEEELSGGAPKFSNTIHHFLFSKNIGVNLSEGDQVFGQSTVSKKLKGKASSELRGFSPEYVLPVQPGFKLLPYRSSTDSEGEEDVRDVKAPAVESSSETDIMGMDAFQDNLLPGVVASSPSDKHVEKGEKSPTSQSAFTSGREEIGARLTYTKLFDINQVAPFASSAEERETSTSKTQSLDVEHLLSHAEQPTNSKSIASPEGPQGPEPGSRWVKRLKLSASQSAHGTKSSKMGEASSHEKVNKFSNRIMKCGITSSQPSMGRFLGKEQMALDQTATLLRNGESSSIDSGAKIQNITLSHPWIQRWSNKIASQKKSEAVVVFKSQRLKATVAEFQKKQFPSIAAMALMGKAMSGFHPCEFANKGSFVVWNTKGF
- the LOC117637097 gene encoding uncharacterized protein LOC117637097 isoform X3 → MSDWVARSYDAGEGTSERASYPCESVWMAHWMSTTCKSETKACGHVSIHYEDAQQNIHDFKKHALFRGFGEVTEPERVRKINEGCSLTESSKETRKERWEGQSFPMFSLPPKISLAKQDQPNSTVHAGVLSEGNSPAMPAWALQATPSLPSGQLKYHNFLENNSPAVSESFPDELMRSDSEIVPHQFKGGSTSLPSFMCREEEINHSNSLLAPRQNVRNTINHSSSTLLAHERNINDNSISRRSEGSLSRQNDAVLVQHDPSKSSKQKPDFVGKNFWEMQNQSGIGLLPSSSSPQEVTKLENVYQGYCSRPSLQRSVHNMDTMRICATVNAEEELSGGAPKFSNTIHHFLFSKNIGVNLSEGDQVFGQSTVSKKLKGKASSELRGFSPEYVLPVQPGFKLLPYRSSTDSEGEEDVRDVKAPAVESSSETDIMGMDAFQDNLLPGVVASSPSDKVAPFASSAEERETSTSKTQSLDVEHLLSHAEQPTNSKSIASPEGPQGPEPGSRWVKRLKLSASQSAHGTKSSKMGEASSHEKVNKFSNRIMKCGITSSQPSMGRFLGKEQMALDQTATLLRNGESSSIDSGAKIQNITLSHPWIQRWSNKIASQKKSEAVVVFKSQRLKATVAEFQKKQFPSIAAMALMGKAMSGFHPCEFANKGSFVVWNTKGF